The window TGCTGGCGCTGGGGACCCTGGTGGAGTATCTGGACGACAAGAAGGTCGTGGAGGGGGTGGCCGACCTGCTCACCCTGCGGGCGCCCGAGGAGGAGGAGCTGCTCCTCCTGCTGGCCCGGAACCCCCAGGCCTCGGTCCGCAGGGTGATCGCCAGGGCACTGGCGGTCCACGGCGCGCGAATGGAAACAGGATGCGCCTTCCGCTATCTCGGCTGGATCCGGATGCTACGCCGGCGGGCGGATCTCCTGGAGCCGCTGCTGGACCACCCCTCACCCGACGTGCGGGGGAAGGCGATCTCCCTGTGGGAGCGGGACAGCCCCCTCCCCGGGCTGCACATCCTCCGCCCGCTGCTGCAGTCCCCGGAGAAGGAGGTGCTGGTGCCCCTTCTGCACCTGCTGCGGAACAGGGAGTGCCCGCCCATTCTCGCGGGGTCCCTGCGACGGCTGGCCGCCGAACATCAGGATATTGCCGTCCGAACCCTGGCTTCGTCGCTTGTCTCCCGGGGCGCCACCAGGTACAATACAAACGGCACCCGAAGGGAGTGAGCAATGCCCCTTGAGTCGTTGTATGTTTTGCCAGATCGCATCCGGTGAAGCAGAGGCGGACATCGTGTATCAGGACGACAACGTGGTAGCCTTTCGGGATCTCGCCCCACAGGCGCCCGAGCATGTCCTGGTGATCCCCCGGCAGCATGTGGCCTCTGCGGCGGAGGTGGAGGACCCCACCCTCTGGGGAACGTTGATGGATGCAGTGGTTCGGGTGGCGCGTGAGATGGGTATGGAGCGCCGAGGGTACAGGATCGTCGTGAACTGCGGTCGCGAGGCCTGTCAGACGGTGCACCACCTGCACGTCCATCTGTTGTCGGGTCGACCCTTCAGTTGGCCCCCAGGATAAGAGCTGACGAAAAAGAAAGGGGGGAACCAGGTTGACCCAGATTCGACGAAGAGACAATGAATCCATCGATGACGCACTGAGGCGTTTTAAACGCCGGGTTCAGAAAGTCGGGGTCTTGAAAGAGGCGCGGCGCCACGAGCACTACGAGAAGCCCAGCGAGATGAAAAAGCGCAAGAAGGCCGCCGCTTCCAGGAACGCCCGGAAGAAGCGGTAGGAGACCGTACAGATAATGTGGCGAGACAGCGGGGGTGGCGGTGTCCATCCCCGCTCCCGTTATATTGTGACAGAAAACCTTGGGGAGCGTTGGTGCCCATGCGTTGTCCCAGCTGTGGATCCCCCGAGACGCGGGTGGTGGAAACGCGCACCGCCGAGGAGGGACGGGCCATCCGGCGACGTCGCCTCTGCGCGCACTGCGGGGTACGCTTCACCACCTACGAACGGGTGGAGGAACGGCCGCTGCTTCTGGTGGTGAAAAAGGACGGGAGACGGGAGTCCTTCAGCCGCGGGAAGCTGGTCCGCGGTTTCGGCAGGGCCTGCGAGAAGCGTCCCGTCTCGGTGGAGATGATCGAGGAGGCGGCCTCCCGCATCGAACACCAGTTCCAGCGGGAGGGGCTCGGCGAGGTGGCCAGCACGGAGATCGGCGAACGGGCCATGGAGGAGCTGCGCAGGCTTGACAAGGTGGCCTATGTCCGCTTTGCTTCCGTGTACAGGGAGTTCGCCGACCTGCACGGCTTCACCCGGGAGATCGGCAAACTCCTGGAGGAGAAGACATGACCCCCTCTGTCTTCCGGCAATCCGCCGGAGAGGCGGGGACCCCTGCGACGGAAGGATGGGAAGGTCCGTGACCACGAAGGCACTCAATCTCCCCAATGCGCTGAGTCTGCTCAGGGTCTTTCTGGCCCCCCTGGTGATGGTCTTTCTCACCCTGCGCATCAATATGCCGGTGACGGTCCTGGCCCCGCTGGGGGTCGTCGTCAGCTACGGAGACCTGCTGGCCGGCATCGTCTTCATCCTGGCGGCGCTCACCGACACCGCCGACGGCTACATCGCCCGCAAGCACGGCATCGTCACCAACCTGGGCAAGTTCATCGACCCCCTGGCCGACAAGATCCTCATCGTGGCCGCCCTGGTCTCGCTGGTGGAGCTCCAGCGTCTTCCCGCCTGGATCGTGGTGGTCATCCTCTCCCGGGAGTTCATCGTCACGGGGTTGCGGATGGTGGCCGCCGCGGAGGGGACCGTCATCGCCGCCTCCCTGTGGGGGAAGGCCAAGACGGTCAGCCAGATCGTGGCCATCTCGCTGATGATCCTCAACCTGCCCGGCGGCTGGGCCGCCATGCTGGTGGCGCTCCTTTTGACGGTGGCCTCCGGGATGGACTACCTGATGAAAGGCCGGGATCTCCTCTCCCAGACCGACTGACCTATTTCCTCCCTGTCAGCTTTCCCCAGAAGAAGAGCTGGAAGAGCACCACCAGGATCCCGGCGGCGAGACCGATGCCGCGGAGGATCCAGCCGAAGCTCCAGAAGGCCGCCAGCGCCGTGACCGTAAAGGGGGCGGTGAGCCAGACCACATCCATGGCGGCGGTGAAGAGGGTGAAGGTCACCGTGGTGCGGCTGGCGTGGGTCTCCCGGCTGAGCAGGGTGTAGAGCAGCGGGTAGGAGATCCCCATGCCGACGCCGTTGACCAGTCCGCCGACGAGAAACGCCGGGGTGGACGCCCCCCAGGTGGCCACGATGATCCCGGCCATCAGGGCGCCGAAGGAGGGCAGCAGCAGTCTGGCCCCCAGCCGGTCCACGATGTCGGCCAGAAAGAGGCGCACCCCCACTGCCGCCAGGGAGCTGGTCCAGAGGAAGGCGCTGGCCAGGGTGCCCCACTCCTGGGCGGCGTTGGCGATAAAGGGCCGTATGGGGGCGACGCTGCAGGCGAAGAGCGCCCCGGAGAGCAGAACCCCCGCCAGGGGACCGCTCAGATGGGTCTCCCTGATGGCCGTCCACATGGACACCCGTTCGTCTTCGGCGTCGGTGAAGGCGGCCAGCCGGCTGGTGAGGAAGACGGCCACCACGGCGCCGGCCAGGGCGATCAGCATGGTTGCTCTGGCGTGTCCGGCGAGGATCAGAAGCTCCCCCACCGGCATCACGACGATCTGGGGAAGCAGCGGGGCGAGCCCCGCGATGCCGAAGCCCCGGCCCCGAATCTCCGGCGGCAGGGCCCGCGCCTGATGGAGGGCGTTGGCCAGGACGATGATGCCCCACCCGACGCCCTGCAGACAGCGTCCCAGGATGATCAGCGGATAGAGATAGGTGGCCACCAGGAGGAGGGTCCCGCCCACCAGGAGGGCGTTGCCCGCCACCAGGCTGGTCCGCGTGCCGTGGCGGTGGATGAAGTGGTTCGACCAGGGGCGGGTTCCCAGCAGCGCCACCTCGAAGAGGGTCCAGGCGATCCCGATCTTCACGGGGGTCATGCCCCGCATGGAGAGCACCAGCGGATAGAGGAAAAAGAGCCCCAGACAGCTGTAGCTGAACAGCGAGGCGATAAAACATCTCCGGGATTCCCGGGGCAGAGCATTCCAGCCGAACAACGCCACCACCTCCATCGCGAAACGGCGGAAACAGACGGAACCGCCGGCGGAACGCCGGCGGACATCGTGCTATACTACCACAAGAAGAGTGCAGCAGATATGCCCGAGACGAGCCTCCAGCAGAGCCCAAAGACCAGAAGCTTGAGGAGGTCGTGTGATGGTGGAACATATCCAGCCGGAGCCCTTCCGGATCCGAATGGTCGAACCGGTGCAGGTACCGGACAGCGAGGAGCGCGAGGAGGCCCTCGCGGCGGCCCGGTTCAACATGTTCGGTCTGCAGTCGAAGGATGTCTATATCGATCTGCTGACCGACTCCGGAACGGGAGCCATGAGCAAGTACCAGTGGGCTGCGCTCCTCATGGGCGACGAGGCCTACGCCGGCGCCGACAGCTTCGCCCATCTGAAAGAGGCCGTCCGGTCCGTCCTGGGCTTCCCCCAGGTGATCCCCACGCACCAAGGACGTGCCGCCGAGAACGTGGTCTTCGGCAGTCTGGTGAACGAGGGCGACATCATCCCCTTCAACATGCCCTTCGACACCACCCGGGCCCACATCTTCAACCGGGGGGCCACGCCGGTGGAGTGCGTGATCGACGAGGCCTACGAGCCCGCGTCGGAGCATCCCTTCAAGGGCAACGTGGATATCGCCAGGCTGGAGCAGACCGTGGCCGACTACGGCAGAGAGCGGATCCCCTTCATCATGGTGACGCTCACCAACAACTCCGGCGGCGGCCAGCCGGTGAGCCTGGAGAACCTCCGGGCCGTAGCCACCGTGGCCGCACGGCACGGCATCCCCCTCTTCCTGGACGCCGCCCGCATGGCGGAAAACGCCTACTTCATCAAGATGCGCGAGGAGGGCTGCGGGGACTATTCCGTGGCGGAGCTCCTCCGGCTGACCATGGACACCGCCGATGCCATCACCGTCTCCTGCAAGAAGGACCCCCTGGTGAACATCGGCGGCATGATCTGCTGCCGCACCGAGGAGATGTACTACAAGCTGGTCCCGCGGGTGATCCTCTTTGAAGGCTTCGCCACCTACGGCGGGCTCGCCGGGCGGGATCTGGAGGCCCTGGCGGTGGGGCTGCGGGAGATGACCGACGAACACTACATGGCCCACCGTGTCGCCCAGGTGCGCTACCTCAGCGGACTGCTGGATGAAGGCGGCGTCCCCCACGTCAAACCCGCCGGAGGACACGCCGTCTTCATCGACGCGGCGGCCTTCCTCTCCCATATCCCCCGGGAGATGTACCCCGCCGACGTGCTCTCCGTGGAGGTCTACCGCGAGGGGGCGATCCGGGGGATCGGGCTCGGCGCGCTGGCCTTCGGGACCAGAGACAGGGAGACCGGGGAGATGTGCCTTCCCCGGCTGGAGCTCTACCGTCTGGCGATCAACAGGCGGACCTACACCAACAGCCATATGGAGTATGTGGCCCGGCAGATTGTCAATGTCTACAACCGGAGGAGTTCGATCCAGTACGGTCTGGAGATCGACTACGAGCCGCCTGTGGAGGGGCTGAAGCACTTCCTCGCCCATCTCCGTCCGGCGTCGCTCGCCTGAGGCGCGGTGCGGAGCGCAGCTCGGGACGCGGGAGACGGAAGGCAGACCATGACCGGGGCCGTCGGTGCCCCGGTCTGATTTTTTGACGCTCTCTTCCTCCGGGGCATATAATACAGTACCGGCTGGA of the Synergistales bacterium genome contains:
- the rpsU gene encoding 30S ribosomal protein S21, giving the protein MTQIRRRDNESIDDALRRFKRRVQKVGVLKEARRHEHYEKPSEMKKRKKAAASRNARKKR
- a CDS encoding MFS transporter, whose translation is MFGWNALPRESRRCFIASLFSYSCLGLFFLYPLVLSMRGMTPVKIGIAWTLFEVALLGTRPWSNHFIHRHGTRTSLVAGNALLVGGTLLLVATYLYPLIILGRCLQGVGWGIIVLANALHQARALPPEIRGRGFGIAGLAPLLPQIVVMPVGELLILAGHARATMLIALAGAVVAVFLTSRLAAFTDAEDERVSMWTAIRETHLSGPLAGVLLSGALFACSVAPIRPFIANAAQEWGTLASAFLWTSSLAAVGVRLFLADIVDRLGARLLLPSFGALMAGIIVATWGASTPAFLVGGLVNGVGMGISYPLLYTLLSRETHASRTTVTFTLFTAAMDVVWLTAPFTVTALAAFWSFGWILRGIGLAAGILVVLFQLFFWGKLTGRK
- a CDS encoding histidine triad nucleotide-binding protein; protein product: MSRCMFCQIASGEAEADIVYQDDNVVAFRDLAPQAPEHVLVIPRQHVASAAEVEDPTLWGTLMDAVVRVAREMGMERRGYRIVVNCGREACQTVHHLHVHLLSGRPFSWPPG
- a CDS encoding tryptophanase — its product is MVEHIQPEPFRIRMVEPVQVPDSEEREEALAAARFNMFGLQSKDVYIDLLTDSGTGAMSKYQWAALLMGDEAYAGADSFAHLKEAVRSVLGFPQVIPTHQGRAAENVVFGSLVNEGDIIPFNMPFDTTRAHIFNRGATPVECVIDEAYEPASEHPFKGNVDIARLEQTVADYGRERIPFIMVTLTNNSGGGQPVSLENLRAVATVAARHGIPLFLDAARMAENAYFIKMREEGCGDYSVAELLRLTMDTADAITVSCKKDPLVNIGGMICCRTEEMYYKLVPRVILFEGFATYGGLAGRDLEALAVGLREMTDEHYMAHRVAQVRYLSGLLDEGGVPHVKPAGGHAVFIDAAAFLSHIPREMYPADVLSVEVYREGAIRGIGLGALAFGTRDRETGEMCLPRLELYRLAINRRTYTNSHMEYVARQIVNVYNRRSSIQYGLEIDYEPPVEGLKHFLAHLRPASLA
- the pgsA gene encoding CDP-diacylglycerol--glycerol-3-phosphate 3-phosphatidyltransferase; the protein is MGRSVTTKALNLPNALSLLRVFLAPLVMVFLTLRINMPVTVLAPLGVVVSYGDLLAGIVFILAALTDTADGYIARKHGIVTNLGKFIDPLADKILIVAALVSLVELQRLPAWIVVVILSREFIVTGLRMVAAAEGTVIAASLWGKAKTVSQIVAISLMILNLPGGWAAMLVALLLTVASGMDYLMKGRDLLSQTD
- a CDS encoding J domain-containing protein; the encoded protein is MNLESQLRTLGLEQGATMDEVRAAFRRLARTCHPDVAGPGSSRRFQEIAAAYVALRKELDHEHQGVGGTRRPGRQGDVSEEKPPRHFWKGAAEPFVRWLRRRRERSARKRRDREAVERRSREREKQRRIAVTATLEEAKRRLNLLLALDEAERAREQMVREAALHRLRSKHPRVRLLALGTLVEYLDDKKVVEGVADLLTLRAPEEEELLLLLARNPQASVRRVIARALAVHGARMETGCAFRYLGWIRMLRRRADLLEPLLDHPSPDVRGKAISLWERDSPLPGLHILRPLLQSPEKEVLVPLLHLLRNRECPPILAGSLRRLAAEHQDIAVRTLASSLVSRGATRYNTNGTRRE
- the nrdR gene encoding transcriptional regulator NrdR; this translates as MRCPSCGSPETRVVETRTAEEGRAIRRRRLCAHCGVRFTTYERVEERPLLLVVKKDGRRESFSRGKLVRGFGRACEKRPVSVEMIEEAASRIEHQFQREGLGEVASTEIGERAMEELRRLDKVAYVRFASVYREFADLHGFTREIGKLLEEKT